In a single window of the Heliangelus exortis chromosome 1, bHelExo1.hap1, whole genome shotgun sequence genome:
- the LOC139792495 gene encoding cell surface glycoprotein CD200 receptor 1-like, whose product MWEKRVSFPRKLLCPTMFFSLLYWAGAYLLPFYRGCLLEETAPGLNEAVKSERVVTAALGGEASLYCNFSLPMEVLQVTWQKRNGSSFQNLASYSLSHGPKLIGSFQEKAFFTRATLKASAIVLQNLTFEDESNYRCIFNVFPHGSFSQDICLNIQTLSELTVEYDSHLPTKGLLTAVCSATGKPAPKITWLGERGLDKSPEIHHLQNANGTVMVSSRLTFPASHLSALTCLLEHPQGRKMMTVYLEKGKKGRLCLVSRFTLNAMRFLSITCVVNGLGVFRQKRCTTPRSPSEEEGLQQDLREKAISLHVLKDQHVVHQSEEQTPSSSLCKRLPVLKRDIRGEKSCGCLIPEEAENLNDNIHGKFEGLPVSLCAKKLGCTPVEEDREAAAGGGAQTTPRLAAPQPSIGRRAFSLLKTHLHCPRGAQEPKDRCGDQMKDSEEETPSQGCSRRPSGAGCGCEAHPEESSVEHLSDLGGSLPKRVMDR is encoded by the exons ATGTGGGAGAAGAGGGTGAGCTTTCCCAGGAAATTGCTCTGTCCCAcgatgtttttttccctgctttacTGGGCTGGAGCCTACCTGCTGCCCTTCTACCGAGGTTGCCTGCTGGAGGAGACAGCGCCGG GTTTGAATGAAGCTGTAAAATCGGAGAGAGTTGTCACAGCAGCTCTTGGTGGAGAGGCAAGTTTATATTGCAACTTCTCCCTCCCAATGGAAGTTTTGCAAGTCACCTGGCAGAAGAGAAATGGGTCTTCCTTCCAGAACTTGGCATCCTATAGCCTAAGCCACGGGCCAAAACTGATAGGGTCATTTCAGGAGAAGGCTTTCTTCACTAGGGCAACCCTGAAGGCCTCAGCTATCGTACTCCAAAATCTCACATTTGAGGATGAGTCCAATTACAGATGCATTTTCAACGTGTTCCCTCATGGCTCTTTCAGCCAAGATATCTGCCTCAACATTCAAA CACTTTCTGAGCTAACAGTGGAATATGATTCCCACCTGCCCACCAAGGGTCTCCTTACTGCAGTTTGCTCAGCAACAGGAAAACCTGCCCCCAAAATCACCTGGCTGGGTGAAAGAGGCCTGGATAAGTCACCTGAAATACACCATCTTCAAAATGCAAATGGAACTGTCATGGTGTCCAGCAGACTGACCTTCCCAGCCAGCCACCTCTCTGCCTTGACTTGTCTCCTTGAACACccacagggaaggaaaatgatGACAGTTTacctggagaaaggaaagaaaggtaGGCTGTGTTT AGTATCAAGATTCACTCTAAATGCCATGAGGTTTTTAAGCATCACATGCGTAGTTAATGGTTTGGGTGTTTTCAGGCAGAAGAGGTGTACTACACCGAGATCACCATCAGAGGAGGAAGGCTTACAGCAGGACCTAAGAGAGAAAGCCATAAGCCTGCACGTGCTGAAGGACCAGCACGTTGTTCATCAAAGTGAG GAGCAGACACCCAGCTCCTCACTTTGCAAAAGGCTGCCAGTCCTGAAAAGAGAcatcagaggggaaaaaagttgtgGGTGTTTAATTCCAGAAGAAGCAGAGAACCTGAATGACAACATCCATGGCAAGTTTGAGGGGTTACCTGTTTCATTATGTGCCAAGAAGCTGGGCTGCACACCCGTGGAGGAGgacagagaggcagcagcaggtggggGAGCCCAAACAACACCCCgcctggctgctccccagcccagcatAGGAAGGAGAGCATTCAGTCTGCTCAAGACCCACCTCCACTGTCCCAGAGGAGCACAGGAGCCCAAGGACAGGTGTGGAGACCAAATGAAGGACTCAGAGGAAGAAACACCTTCCCAGGGATGTTCCAGGAGACCCTCAGGTGCGGGGTGTGGCTGCGAAGCCCATCCAGAAGAGTCATCAGTGGAGCACCTTTCTGACTTAGGTGGGTCACTGCCTAAAAGGGTTATGGACAGATGA